Proteins encoded together in one Hydrogenobacter hydrogenophilus window:
- a CDS encoding 4Fe-4S dicluster-binding protein: MYYVAEVINDECSKYNCKQCTLFCPEPNTLMYTDEEHHAYVIQDRCKGCALCVYVCVNLLKRNAIHMIMPEVHAEK; encoded by the coding sequence ATGTACTATGTAGCGGAGGTGATAAACGACGAATGCAGTAAATACAACTGTAAGCAGTGCACTCTTTTTTGTCCGGAACCCAACACACTCATGTACACTGACGAAGAACATCACGCATATGTAATTCAGGACAGATGTAAAGGCTGTGCTTTATGTGTTTATGTGTGTGTAAACCTACTCAAGCGAAATGCTATACACATGATCATGCCAGAAGTGCATGCAGAAAAGTAA
- a CDS encoding carbon monoxide dehydrogenase beta subunit family protein codes for MAHIGPSGFSPYPVAVYEGILNPPPGKALLFNEIVDEEIAMREAAKAMLTRENPTIFPGPQVLYAWNEEAKEKAKLVRKMAEVLGAKIIPMYDYRPKYPKINPAIEINPNHPNLTIWHNKIKACIFVGVHCHYANVALKIIRAETDCFTIAMCGMAGHEDAMITLRDQHVEEMEKFIKVAEEVKKELGK; via the coding sequence ATGGCACATATAGGTCCAAGTGGTTTTTCACCCTATCCGGTGGCGGTTTATGAAGGTATACTTAATCCACCACCAGGTAAAGCCCTTTTGTTTAACGAAATAGTAGATGAAGAGATCGCTATGCGTGAAGCTGCAAAGGCAATGCTTACCAGAGAAAACCCCACTATATTCCCCGGACCTCAGGTGCTTTACGCTTGGAACGAAGAGGCAAAGGAAAAGGCAAAGCTGGTGAGAAAGATGGCAGAAGTCTTAGGAGCCAAGATCATACCTATGTACGATTATAGGCCCAAATATCCCAAGATAAACCCCGCTATAGAGATAAATCCTAACCATCCTAACCTTACCATATGGCACAATAAGATAAAAGCTTGCATATTTGTAGGTGTTCACTGCCACTATGCTAACGTAGCCTTAAAGATCATAAGGGCGGAAACGGACTGCTTTACTATAGCCATGTGCGGTATGGCAGGACACGAAGATGCCATGATAACTCTCAGAGATCAGCACGTTGAGGAGATGGAAAAGTTTATAAAGGTGGCAGAAGAAGTAAAGAAAGAGCTTGGAAAGTGA
- a CDS encoding transketolase C-terminal domain-containing protein: MQATETILYNRAGQRVVSPDYLLFEAPRTKHFMTGSEAVKEAVKRASVDASVSYPITPQSEAAHLIGELWVEGYVGVYFRGESEFGVMSEIAGCAMAGARTITTTSGPGTLRAMENFPMWAGTRIPVQLVLMARGVNSPLSIQPDNLEVGFLLDTGCMIWYAETAQDLFDMILAGFVVAEQPDVHVPVITVVDGFFVSHTREAIMLPPDDIALPPYNPYRAPMPVIDAEVPPGRFLRDPFVMKSNYISYATHASWQWEVRAAIERSRPYAKHYLRGLIEHFGDPEADLVFVACGTASAQAKEAVRLLEDEGIPARVVKLKTIRPFPIEELRQAVKGAKYIFVPEFNVVGWLEREVRRYLYGHSNAEIIGAPRVAGGMTMPAEVIVKEVLKLTGKEVKHVI; encoded by the coding sequence ATGCAAGCTACAGAAACCATTTTATACAACAGGGCAGGACAGAGGGTAGTTTCTCCAGACTACCTTCTTTTTGAAGCTCCAAGAACAAAACACTTTATGACAGGTTCAGAAGCGGTTAAAGAAGCGGTAAAGCGAGCATCCGTTGATGCGTCTGTATCTTATCCTATAACTCCGCAGTCAGAAGCTGCGCACCTCATAGGTGAGTTATGGGTGGAAGGATACGTAGGTGTTTACTTTAGGGGTGAATCCGAGTTTGGAGTTATGTCAGAAATAGCAGGGTGTGCTATGGCAGGTGCCAGAACCATAACAACCACATCAGGACCTGGAACCCTCAGAGCTATGGAAAACTTCCCCATGTGGGCTGGAACAAGGATACCAGTTCAGCTCGTGCTGATGGCAAGAGGTGTAAACTCTCCACTCTCTATACAACCTGACAATCTTGAAGTGGGATTTTTGCTTGACACGGGTTGCATGATATGGTATGCAGAAACTGCTCAAGACTTATTTGATATGATATTAGCGGGTTTTGTAGTAGCAGAACAACCCGACGTGCATGTGCCAGTAATTACCGTAGTTGACGGCTTTTTTGTATCTCACACAAGAGAAGCCATTATGCTACCCCCAGATGACATAGCACTTCCTCCTTATAACCCCTACAGAGCTCCCATGCCCGTTATAGATGCGGAAGTTCCTCCAGGTAGATTTCTCAGAGACCCCTTTGTTATGAAGTCCAACTACATATCTTACGCTACACATGCAAGCTGGCAGTGGGAGGTAAGAGCTGCAATAGAAAGATCAAGACCTTACGCTAAACACTACCTTAGGGGCCTCATAGAGCACTTTGGAGATCCAGAGGCAGATCTTGTGTTTGTAGCGTGTGGCACTGCATCCGCTCAAGCAAAGGAAGCAGTAAGGCTCTTAGAAGATGAAGGTATACCAGCAAGGGTGGTCAAACTCAAAACCATAAGACCCTTCCCCATAGAGGAACTTAGGCAAGCGGTGAAGGGTGCTAAATACATATTCGTTCCTGAGTTTAATGTGGTAGGTTGGCTCGAAAGAGAGGTAAGGAGGTATCTCTACGGGCACTCTAACGCTGAGATAATAGGTGCTCCAAGGGTTGCTGGTGGAATGACCATGCCTGCGGAGGTTATCGTAAAAGAAGTTCTAAAACTCACAGGAAAGGAGGTCAAACATGTCATATAA
- a CDS encoding thiamine pyrophosphate-dependent enzyme, whose protein sequence is MSYKIYDINEELKEFMPKEIIDLEEKATWGNPKRGVMDLPYTKELIEEHSLCAGCPESMALRYILASLPNPEDTIIVNSTGCTSLVFPHIALHTVHSLFGNQNAVASGIKRVLEWRFPDKVKDVVVLAGDGATVDIGLDCTLQSFFRQEKITTICFDNEVYANTGGQESGLTVKGHVFKMAPKGKQWDKVPMWQLAIDSGCHYVARLTVSSPKRVEQVIKKAIYVAREVGPTYVHLYTPCILEIGLNADDGLDEMRARDKERFAFFEYMTPQAEEVINRVKEEGLL, encoded by the coding sequence ATGTCATATAAGATATACGACATCAACGAAGAGCTAAAGGAGTTTATGCCAAAAGAGATAATAGACCTTGAGGAGAAAGCCACATGGGGCAATCCCAAAAGGGGTGTTATGGACCTTCCCTACACCAAGGAGCTTATAGAAGAGCACTCCCTCTGCGCTGGATGTCCAGAGTCTATGGCTCTCAGGTACATACTGGCATCCCTTCCTAACCCCGAGGACACCATAATAGTAAACTCCACTGGATGCACCTCACTGGTATTTCCTCACATAGCCTTGCACACAGTTCACTCTCTCTTTGGAAACCAAAATGCTGTAGCATCTGGTATCAAAAGGGTTCTTGAGTGGCGCTTCCCCGACAAGGTTAAAGACGTGGTGGTGTTAGCGGGCGACGGCGCTACTGTGGATATAGGCCTTGACTGTACCCTTCAGTCCTTCTTTAGGCAGGAAAAGATAACCACCATATGCTTTGACAACGAGGTTTACGCTAACACGGGTGGACAGGAAAGCGGTCTTACCGTCAAAGGCCATGTCTTTAAGATGGCTCCTAAAGGTAAGCAGTGGGACAAGGTGCCCATGTGGCAATTAGCCATAGACTCGGGATGTCATTATGTGGCAAGGCTCACGGTGTCCTCTCCCAAAAGAGTGGAGCAGGTGATAAAGAAAGCCATATATGTGGCAAGAGAGGTAGGACCTACATACGTACACCTCTATACACCTTGCATACTGGAGATAGGCCTAAATGCTGACGATGGCTTAGATGAGATGAGAGCAAGGGATAAGGAAAGGTTCGCTTTCTTTGAGTACATGACACCTCAAGCAGAAGAAGTAATAAACAGAGTAAAGGAGGAAGGCTTGCTATGA
- a CDS encoding 2-oxoacid:acceptor oxidoreductase family protein, giving the protein MKRRRVNIRMPALGGQGAVTAAHIIATAADYEGYYAVSNPFFGAEKRMAPAESYARIGLEPIYDRGEVVYPDVIMVFHPQVITMGKSYTMPFYSGIKRNGLIIINTEEDLLTEEDKEYLESLNVKVLNFPATKFAIDIAGTELSTNMAMIGALFGVIGCVGLEAIEEGIKSRFLKKFVASGGTASLDSALERKFKKKLELIEKNLNTAKAAYELAKRWAQEQGIEPFLPRPQEAISK; this is encoded by the coding sequence ATGAAGAGGAGAAGGGTAAACATAAGAATGCCAGCTTTGGGAGGTCAAGGTGCTGTTACTGCCGCTCACATAATAGCTACAGCTGCAGACTACGAAGGCTATTATGCAGTTTCCAACCCTTTCTTTGGTGCTGAGAAGAGAATGGCTCCTGCTGAGAGCTATGCACGAATTGGCTTAGAACCTATTTACGATAGAGGTGAAGTGGTTTATCCTGATGTTATAATGGTGTTCCATCCTCAAGTCATCACCATGGGCAAATCCTACACCATGCCCTTTTACTCTGGCATAAAGAGAAACGGCCTTATCATCATAAACACAGAAGAAGACTTACTTACAGAAGAAGACAAAGAATACTTGGAGTCTTTGAATGTAAAAGTGCTTAACTTTCCAGCTACAAAGTTCGCTATAGATATTGCAGGTACTGAGCTCTCCACCAACATGGCTATGATAGGAGCGCTCTTTGGCGTGATAGGTTGTGTAGGTTTAGAAGCCATAGAAGAAGGTATAAAGTCAAGATTTCTCAAAAAGTTTGTGGCATCCGGTGGTACCGCATCCCTTGACTCCGCTCTTGAGAGGAAGTTCAAGAAGAAGTTAGAGCTCATAGAGAAGAACCTAAATACCGCAAAAGCTGCCTACGAGCTTGCAAAAAGATGGGCTCAGGAACAAGGTATAGAGCCTTTCCTACCAAGACCTCAGGAAGCAATCTCTAAATGA
- a CDS encoding bacteriohemerythrin, with protein MIIKKTDLPQVANSIMNALHEDEVEIINELYSACEEGNKERIDQLMELLVYDIEDHFSTEEELMREGDFFAYPMHKAEHDSMRQEVKALMESWKRNKKPEEISQFIKERLVPWLMLHIARWDSTTAMHLGD; from the coding sequence ATGATAATAAAAAAGACGGACTTACCTCAAGTGGCTAACTCTATTATGAATGCCCTTCACGAGGATGAAGTAGAGATCATTAACGAGCTTTATTCTGCCTGTGAGGAAGGAAACAAAGAGAGAATAGACCAGCTTATGGAACTTTTGGTCTACGATATAGAAGATCACTTTTCTACGGAAGAAGAGCTCATGAGAGAGGGAGACTTTTTTGCTTACCCTATGCACAAAGCGGAACATGACAGCATGAGGCAGGAAGTAAAGGCACTTATGGAAAGTTGGAAAAGGAACAAAAAGCCAGAAGAGATATCTCAATTTATAAAGGAACGGTTAGTGCCTTGGCTGATGCTACACATAGCAAGATGGGACTCTACCACCGCTATGCATCTTGGGGATTGA
- a CDS encoding phosphoribosyltransferase: MIFSDRTQAGKVLGEYLKDKIDRRLNPIVLGIPRGGVVVAKEVAKILNVPMSLLIVRKLGVPQNPELAFGAVDKDGEVYIDKKTVDYFRLSEDQIRKVVQEEMKKIREREKLFLKGGVPDLSGREVIIVDDGIATGYTVIAGVNFVKRRGAQKVIVASPVCPADTWKKIKEYADEVFCYHVSHEPNFAVGMFYRDFRQVEDQEVLELLQELNPQDA, translated from the coding sequence ATGATCTTTTCAGACAGAACTCAAGCAGGTAAGGTCTTGGGAGAGTATTTAAAAGACAAGATAGACAGAAGGTTAAATCCTATAGTCTTAGGAATACCAAGGGGTGGTGTGGTGGTTGCCAAAGAGGTAGCAAAGATTCTTAATGTTCCTATGAGTCTGCTTATAGTGAGGAAGTTGGGAGTACCACAAAATCCAGAACTTGCTTTTGGAGCAGTGGACAAAGACGGTGAGGTCTACATAGACAAAAAAACGGTGGATTATTTTAGGCTTTCTGAAGACCAGATAAGAAAGGTAGTTCAAGAGGAGATGAAAAAAATAAGGGAAAGGGAAAAGCTCTTCTTAAAAGGTGGCGTGCCCGACCTTTCGGGAAGAGAGGTGATAATAGTTGATGATGGTATAGCAACGGGGTACACAGTTATAGCAGGCGTGAATTTTGTTAAAAGGAGAGGAGCACAAAAGGTAATAGTTGCATCTCCTGTCTGCCCTGCGGATACTTGGAAGAAAATAAAAGAGTATGCTGATGAGGTTTTCTGTTATCATGTATCCCACGAACCTAACTTTGCGGTAGGCATGTTTTACAGAGACTTCCGTCAGGTGGAGGACCAAGAGGTTTTGGAGCTTTTACAAGAGCTCAATCCCCAAGATGCATAG
- a CDS encoding DUF2103 domain-containing protein yields the protein MGKHRKNKVKVEHTLLEGLERYLRVISQFDGVKSIVPGRISRNNRGRGSKGIFLKYRTNSGFKLLYKNGTSVQEVFVVCSDSQAFERQFKEAYGYEA from the coding sequence ATGGGCAAACACAGAAAAAACAAAGTAAAGGTTGAACACACTTTGCTTGAAGGACTTGAAAGGTATCTGAGAGTTATATCCCAATTTGATGGAGTAAAAAGTATAGTGCCGGGAAGGATATCAAGAAATAACAGAGGAAGAGGTTCAAAAGGTATATTTCTTAAATACAGGACAAACTCTGGTTTTAAGCTTCTTTATAAAAATGGCACTTCTGTGCAAGAAGTTTTTGTGGTTTGTAGCGATAGCCAAGCTTTTGAAAGGCAATTTAAAGAAGCTTATGGATACGAAGCATAG
- a CDS encoding type III pantothenate kinase — MKVLTLDVGNTSVDACQYDGKNLTFIRKLSHKELEHLRGDYDRVYVASVKPSLNILLKEIFPNALFVEGKDIPIKAGFDTTKVGVDRLLNLYGTLGFYSENALVVSCGTALVLDVLVEGVFEGGFISLGLATKLQCLSQRAELIPSFELKKVEVILGKDTQSAVVGGVLKEAKSFIKTLLEELKNTYMKDFSLVITGGDGWLLEDMGIYDPLLIHKAMLRIHKLL, encoded by the coding sequence ATGAAGGTTTTAACTCTTGATGTGGGAAACACCAGCGTTGATGCCTGCCAATACGACGGTAAAAACCTTACCTTTATCCGAAAACTTTCCCATAAGGAATTAGAACATTTAAGAGGCGATTACGATAGGGTATATGTAGCATCAGTAAAGCCCTCTCTAAACATACTACTAAAGGAGATCTTTCCCAATGCCCTTTTTGTAGAGGGTAAAGATATACCAATAAAGGCAGGTTTTGACACAACCAAAGTAGGCGTTGATAGGCTCTTAAACCTTTACGGAACGCTTGGTTTTTACTCTGAGAATGCCCTCGTAGTTAGCTGTGGGACAGCCCTTGTGCTTGATGTCCTTGTGGAAGGAGTGTTTGAGGGTGGATTTATAAGCCTTGGATTGGCTACAAAGCTACAGTGCCTTTCGCAGAGAGCAGAACTTATACCCTCTTTTGAGCTTAAGAAGGTTGAGGTAATTTTAGGTAAAGATACACAAAGTGCAGTTGTTGGAGGAGTTCTAAAAGAAGCTAAAAGCTTTATAAAAACCCTTCTTGAGGAATTGAAAAACACCTACATGAAGGATTTTTCCTTGGTGATCACGGGTGGTGATGGATGGCTTCTTGAAGATATGGGAATCTATGACCCCTTACTGATACATAAAGCTATGCTTCGTATCCATAAGCTTCTTTAA
- the thrB gene encoding homoserine kinase codes for MFCVRVPASTSNLGCGFDTFGLALSLYNEFFFERWQKFTVEGEGEGTNLPKDENNLFIRAYLKACEYFGEDPKPIRVIQKNSIPTGRGLGSSATAIIGGITAFEILHSKRLSQEEKLKLAISMEPHPDNLSPALLGGFVISLWDGKRLIYTKMDFPEDIKVVVAVPNFELSTDIARSILEQKVSLSDAVNNIQRASLMMASLCKREYDLLKEAVKDRLHQPYRAKLIPGFFKVMDRAYQEGALAVFLSGAGPSVASFSNRNFENIGKAMTKAFEEEGITARYLVLDVDQEGTKIYEGFNS; via the coding sequence ATGTTTTGTGTAAGAGTTCCTGCAAGCACGAGCAATCTGGGTTGCGGTTTTGATACCTTTGGGCTCGCGCTTAGTCTATACAACGAGTTTTTCTTTGAAAGATGGCAAAAGTTTACAGTAGAAGGAGAAGGAGAAGGAACTAACCTACCCAAGGATGAGAATAACCTCTTTATAAGAGCCTATCTTAAAGCTTGTGAATACTTTGGAGAAGATCCAAAGCCCATTAGAGTAATTCAGAAGAACAGTATACCTACGGGGAGGGGTCTTGGGTCCTCTGCTACAGCTATAATAGGTGGTATAACCGCCTTTGAGATCCTGCACAGTAAAAGGCTAAGCCAGGAGGAAAAGCTAAAGTTAGCCATAAGCATGGAACCACACCCAGATAATCTCTCTCCCGCACTTTTGGGTGGCTTTGTAATATCTCTTTGGGACGGTAAAAGACTCATTTATACCAAGATGGATTTCCCCGAGGACATCAAAGTGGTAGTCGCTGTACCAAATTTTGAGCTTTCTACTGATATAGCAAGAAGCATCTTAGAGCAAAAGGTCAGCCTATCTGATGCGGTAAACAACATCCAGAGAGCGAGCTTGATGATGGCAAGCCTGTGCAAAAGGGAGTATGATCTTCTTAAAGAGGCGGTAAAGGATAGATTGCATCAACCTTACAGAGCCAAACTCATACCGGGTTTTTTTAAAGTGATGGATAGGGCTTACCAAGAGGGAGCTTTAGCGGTATTTCTGAGTGGTGCAGGACCCTCTGTGGCTTCCTTTTCCAACCGCAACTTTGAAAATATAGGAAAAGCTATGACTAAAGCCTTTGAGGAAGAGGGTATAACAGCAAGATACTTGGTTCTTGATGTAGATCAAGAAGGGACTAAGATTTATGAAGGTTTTAACTCTTGA
- a CDS encoding SH3 domain-containing protein, producing MIVIFLILFFSIAQSLEVSKINSQILTSIPYVVNLTDFPEKVKGSTVKEWMFKDVLPMDKSFVENTNLEGVPQEIKVSFGWTLRRTNMKMYPTDLAIYKNNKDIDLNQYTLLEPFTPLAILHTSKDENWLYVQSPFMRGWVKRKDVAIRDRKELLEVLSLPFLVVLKPKLYIKNLEFGLGSKVPYLSKEGELYRVLLPDGSYHTVSLSEGFNDGYLEYSEGLVKSVLERLLGQPYDWGGRHGSWDCSSLVKDVFSLFGLELPRNSQQQSQIGIKVKEGFSSYEEMKTTLETLPPFRTLLFLRGHVMLYGGMEGKDIVIYHALYGILRDDGKYIKVNKVVKNLLERDKLTNIYRRVISVNVLE from the coding sequence ATGATAGTTATTTTCCTCATACTATTTTTCAGTATAGCCCAAAGCCTTGAGGTAAGTAAGATAAACTCTCAGATTCTCACCTCGATACCCTATGTAGTGAATCTAACAGACTTTCCAGAAAAAGTAAAGGGAAGTACGGTAAAAGAGTGGATGTTTAAAGATGTTTTACCTATGGACAAAAGCTTTGTGGAGAATACAAACTTGGAAGGTGTTCCGCAGGAGATAAAAGTATCCTTTGGTTGGACCTTAAGAAGGACAAACATGAAGATGTATCCTACAGACCTTGCCATATACAAAAACAATAAGGACATAGACCTAAATCAGTATACTCTTCTTGAACCTTTCACACCCCTGGCGATACTTCATACCTCAAAAGACGAAAATTGGCTCTATGTCCAGTCTCCCTTTATGAGGGGATGGGTAAAAAGGAAAGATGTTGCGATAAGGGATAGGAAAGAACTTCTTGAAGTGCTTTCTTTACCCTTTCTTGTAGTGTTAAAGCCAAAGCTTTACATAAAAAACTTGGAGTTTGGGCTTGGTTCCAAAGTGCCTTATTTGAGTAAGGAAGGGGAGCTTTACCGTGTTTTACTTCCTGATGGCTCTTATCATACAGTGAGCCTATCAGAAGGTTTTAACGATGGTTATCTTGAGTACTCTGAAGGTCTTGTCAAGAGCGTACTGGAAAGGCTTTTGGGACAGCCTTATGACTGGGGAGGAAGGCACGGTAGTTGGGATTGTTCTTCCCTTGTTAAAGATGTATTTTCCCTTTTTGGACTTGAACTTCCAAGAAACTCTCAGCAACAATCACAGATAGGGATAAAGGTAAAAGAAGGTTTCAGTAGCTACGAAGAGATGAAAACCACTCTTGAAACATTACCACCTTTTAGAACCCTCCTTTTTCTCAGAGGACATGTTATGCTATATGGTGGCATGGAAGGAAAAGACATTGTGATCTACCATGCGCTTTATGGTATTTTGCGTGATGATGGAAAGTACATAAAGGTCAACAAGGTGGTAAAAAATTTACTTGAAAGAGATAAGCTTACAAACATATACAGAAGAGTAATAAGTGTAAACGTGCTGGAGTAA
- a CDS encoding FAD:protein FMN transferase, whose amino-acid sequence MRKITIIVVILILSLSASFPKEEVFYLMGTYAIIDLPGGKNYQAYRYMRNIEEKLSDYMDTSEVSEINKNAGIQPVVVSPETLEVIKKALYISQITEGAFDITVGAITIRAKRNKEISIEEATKLVDYRKVKLEGSKVFLTEKNMAIDLGGIGKGYAVQKAYEYVKTPKGFISIAGDMKVWGEKRLLAVYDPITKGILMEAINKRDVCLSTSGNYLREHIIGKPNSLLQVTVAYEDCTATDAISTAVFAMSDEQRQRFLENHQDIGILLLYKDGSVYFNRTFLNYFELVILRN is encoded by the coding sequence ATGAGGAAAATAACTATCATAGTAGTTATATTAATCCTTTCTCTTTCTGCATCCTTCCCAAAAGAGGAAGTGTTTTATCTAATGGGAACTTACGCTATTATTGATCTACCGGGAGGTAAAAACTACCAAGCCTACAGATACATGAGAAATATTGAAGAGAAACTTTCGGACTATATGGACACTTCGGAGGTTTCGGAAATAAACAAAAATGCGGGAATTCAGCCTGTGGTTGTATCACCAGAAACCTTAGAGGTCATAAAAAAGGCACTTTACATCTCTCAGATAACGGAAGGAGCTTTTGACATAACGGTAGGTGCTATAACCATAAGGGCTAAAAGAAACAAGGAGATATCAATAGAAGAAGCTACCAAACTTGTTGATTACAGAAAAGTTAAGTTAGAAGGCAGTAAGGTGTTTTTAACAGAAAAAAATATGGCTATAGACTTGGGTGGTATAGGTAAGGGATACGCGGTGCAGAAGGCTTATGAATATGTAAAAACTCCAAAAGGTTTTATATCCATAGCGGGAGACATGAAAGTGTGGGGAGAGAAAAGACTGCTGGCAGTATATGACCCCATCACAAAGGGTATTCTGATGGAAGCTATAAATAAAAGAGATGTTTGTCTATCTACTTCTGGCAACTATCTGAGAGAACATATAATAGGAAAACCAAATTCCTTGCTTCAGGTTACCGTTGCCTACGAGGATTGTACTGCTACAGATGCCATATCCACTGCGGTGTTTGCTATGAGTGACGAACAAAGACAGAGATTCTTAGAAAACCATCAGGACATAGGCATACTGCTCCTCTATAAAGATGGGTCTGTTTATTTCAACAGAACCTTTCTTAACTATTTCGAGCTTGTCATCCTGCGAAACTGA
- a CDS encoding cytochrome c oxidase subunit II, protein MDRAEKGAFITAVIFLGFFFALIVYAAKGLNIDVPTCITDVKPYTQGQVIQHAPDRYEIHYLAKMWYFEPADVEVPVGSTVDIYLTSGDVVHGFQIDGTNVNLMAVPGAISYARVKFEKPGVYHIVCHEYCGIGHQDMTTKIVVKGGEQK, encoded by the coding sequence ATGGACAGGGCGGAGAAGGGTGCATTCATCACAGCAGTGATTTTTCTTGGTTTTTTCTTTGCTCTCATAGTTTACGCTGCTAAAGGTTTAAACATTGATGTACCTACCTGTATAACGGATGTGAAACCCTACACGCAGGGACAGGTGATCCAGCATGCACCTGACAGGTATGAGATCCACTACCTTGCCAAGATGTGGTACTTTGAGCCTGCGGATGTGGAAGTGCCGGTAGGATCAACGGTGGACATATACCTGACCAGTGGGGATGTAGTCCACGGTTTTCAGATTGATGGGACCAATGTGAACCTTATGGCTGTGCCTGGAGCCATATCTTACGCAAGGGTCAAGTTTGAAAAGCCGGGTGTTTATCACATAGTCTGCCACGAATACTGCGGTATAGGACATCAGGATATGACTACAAAGATAGTGGTAAAAGGAGGTGAGCAGAAATGA